A region of Thiofilum sp. DNA encodes the following proteins:
- a CDS encoding transposase encodes MDLSDGLRDSLKAHLSWGKPRLDCFVGMLQALLSARQMNLALLAVHIDSDTDIGSRYRRMQRFFSQVFFNYNDIAHFLMGMFAFSGQQYYLTLDRTNWKWGKSNLNLLTLAVVYQGAAIPVYWMVLNKRGNSNQRERIALLQRFISQFGRNNILGVLADREFIGGQWWKWLSSKEIPYLIRIKGNQLMTDKHKKRRMSARCLPTSSRVNGAFSVTVATLAGNGFGSVAQSCPVVSC; translated from the coding sequence ATGGATCTGAGCGATGGACTACGTGACAGTTTAAAAGCCCACTTGAGTTGGGGCAAGCCCCGTTTGGATTGTTTTGTGGGAATGCTGCAGGCCTTGCTGAGTGCGCGACAAATGAATTTGGCGTTGTTGGCGGTACACATAGATTCTGACACCGACATTGGTTCCCGCTATCGACGGATGCAACGCTTTTTTAGCCAAGTGTTCTTTAATTACAATGACATTGCCCATTTTCTTATGGGAATGTTCGCCTTTAGTGGTCAACAATACTACCTCACACTCGACAGAACCAACTGGAAATGGGGCAAATCCAACCTCAATCTCCTGACTTTGGCGGTTGTTTACCAAGGTGCGGCTATCCCCGTTTACTGGATGGTGTTGAACAAACGCGGTAATTCTAACCAACGTGAACGTATTGCCCTGCTGCAACGATTTATCAGCCAATTCGGGCGCAACAACATCTTGGGTGTGTTGGCTGACCGTGAGTTTATTGGTGGTCAATGGTGGAAGTGGTTGTCTTCCAAAGAGATTCCCTACTTGATTCGTATCAAGGGTAATCAGTTGATGACCGACAAACACAAAAAGAGGCGCATGTCCGCTCGCTGTTTGCCAACCTCAAGCCGGGTAAACGGCGCGTTCTCCGTCACCGTCGCGACGTTAGCGGGGAATGGGTTTGGCTCAGTGGCTCAAAGCTGCCCAGTGGTGAGTTGTTGA
- a CDS encoding iron ABC transporter permease gives MWRVLIMGMAAFTALPIIAVFSYVFVPAPEVWAHLVDTVLSDYIQNTLWLMLGVSVGVLLIGIPAAWLTSMCRFPAQRFFEWALLLPLAMPAYIIAYTYTGMLDFAGPVQSLIRSLTGWGYGDYWFPNVRSLGGAIAMLSLVLFPYVYLLARAAFLEQSICVLEVSSTLGANRWQSFFRVALPLARPAVITGLSLALMETVADFGTVQYFGVSTFTTGIFRTWFGLGDHAAASQLAALLMTLVLVLILLELWSRQRARYHHTSSKYSRIPKYQLKGWHALIAFLVCALPLVLGFIIPVAQLIYWGITTAHTTLDASFWELVGNSLMLAALAALSALLLALILGYGKRINPDPMVKTATRIAALGYSIPGTVIAIGVLIPLAWLDTQLNLFTKHFWNTSIGLIFSGSLLTLLYAYNVRFLAVSLQTVEAGLGKIKPTIDNAGRSLGLGSLGVLHRLHLPLMKGTLLTALLLVFVDVLKELPATLILRPFNFNTLAVRAYELASDERLAEAGLPALMIVAAGIIPVILLSRSIATARAGTTPS, from the coding sequence ATGTGGCGTGTGCTCATTATGGGCATGGCTGCCTTTACCGCTTTACCCATCATCGCTGTATTTAGCTATGTATTTGTGCCTGCACCCGAAGTGTGGGCACATTTAGTAGATACGGTACTAAGCGATTATATTCAAAATACTTTATGGCTGATGCTTGGCGTCAGTGTTGGAGTATTACTCATTGGTATTCCTGCTGCATGGCTGACAAGCATGTGTCGTTTTCCGGCGCAGCGTTTTTTTGAGTGGGCTTTGTTATTACCACTGGCTATGCCTGCCTATATTATTGCTTATACCTACACCGGAATGCTGGATTTTGCTGGCCCCGTGCAAAGTCTTATCCGCTCATTAACCGGTTGGGGCTATGGCGATTATTGGTTTCCTAATGTGCGCTCGTTAGGGGGCGCGATTGCTATGCTGTCTCTCGTGTTGTTCCCTTATGTGTATCTATTAGCTAGGGCGGCATTTTTAGAGCAATCGATTTGTGTCTTAGAAGTGAGTAGTACTTTAGGTGCGAATCGTTGGCAAAGTTTTTTTCGAGTGGCATTACCACTAGCACGCCCTGCGGTGATTACGGGCTTATCTTTGGCCTTGATGGAGACAGTGGCTGATTTTGGTACGGTACAATATTTTGGAGTCTCTACCTTCACGACGGGTATTTTTCGTACTTGGTTTGGTCTAGGCGATCATGCTGCTGCCTCGCAATTAGCCGCCTTATTGATGACTTTAGTATTGGTATTAATTTTATTAGAACTCTGGTCAAGGCAACGCGCCCGTTATCATCATACCTCTAGCAAGTATTCGCGTATTCCCAAGTACCAGCTTAAAGGTTGGCATGCCTTAATAGCCTTTCTAGTTTGTGCTTTGCCCTTAGTGCTAGGTTTTATCATTCCGGTCGCCCAATTGATCTATTGGGGAATTACCACTGCACACACCACCTTAGATGCTAGCTTTTGGGAGTTAGTGGGCAATAGTTTAATGCTGGCGGCTTTGGCGGCGTTGTCTGCTTTACTTTTGGCACTGATTTTGGGCTACGGCAAACGTATTAATCCCGACCCGATGGTGAAAACGGCAACGCGTATTGCAGCCTTAGGTTATTCCATTCCGGGTACGGTGATTGCGATTGGTGTGCTGATTCCTTTGGCGTGGCTGGATACGCAACTTAATTTATTCACTAAGCATTTTTGGAATACCTCGATAGGCTTAATCTTTAGCGGTTCTTTATTGACCTTACTGTATGCTTATAATGTGCGCTTTTTAGCGGTGTCCTTACAAACGGTGGAGGCGGGTTTGGGTAAAATTAAACCCACGATTGATAATGCGGGACGTTCCTTAGGTTTAGGTTCTTTAGGAGTGTTACACCGTTTACATCTACCTCTGATGAAAGGAACATTGCTCACCGCTTTGCTGTTAGTATTTGTCGATGTGTTAAAAGAGTTGCCGGCTACGTTGATTTTGCGTCCTTTTAATTTCAATACCTTGGCAGTAAGAGCGTATGAGCTTGCCTCGGATGAGCGTTTAGCCGAAGCGGGATTGCCTGCCTTAATGATTGTGGCAGCAGGCATTATTCCCGTGATTTTACTCAGTCGATCTATTGCCACCGCCCGCGCAGGTACTACCCCTTCATGA
- a CDS encoding ABC transporter ATP-binding protein — MSQLSLQQIVIQYAQQAVIHDISLQIEHGLIGCLLGPSGCGKTTLLRAIAGFEPVAEGKIALGDTVISSPRVHVPPEKRQIGMVFQDYALFPHLTIANNISFGIRHLSKSEQAKRIAQLLELVSLSGYEKRYPHELSGGQQQRIALARALAPKPKLMLLDEPFGSQDVELREMLAREVRDILKQEKTTAILVTHDQHEAFAMADEIGVLKSGRLQQWATPYELYHRPANAFVAEFIGQGVLIKGEVLDNYTVHTALGIVSGELPQGSEPKTPLKVLIRPDDIRLVAKAERKATVIGRVFRGAQYLYTLQLPDQVTKVLALVPSHQEYDMGETVSLELDMQHLVLVP; from the coding sequence ATGAGCCAATTAAGCCTCCAACAGATTGTCATTCAATACGCCCAACAAGCGGTGATTCATGATATTTCGCTCCAAATTGAGCATGGGCTGATTGGTTGTCTATTAGGACCTAGTGGTTGTGGTAAGACCACACTATTACGCGCGATTGCGGGGTTTGAACCAGTAGCCGAGGGCAAAATTGCCTTGGGTGATACCGTCATTAGCTCGCCACGAGTGCATGTCCCTCCTGAAAAGCGTCAGATTGGTATGGTGTTTCAGGATTATGCTTTATTCCCACACTTGACTATTGCCAATAATATTAGCTTTGGGATTAGGCATTTAAGCAAATCCGAGCAAGCTAAACGTATTGCGCAATTGTTGGAATTAGTCAGCTTATCTGGCTACGAGAAGCGTTATCCGCATGAATTATCCGGTGGTCAACAGCAGCGTATTGCACTAGCGCGAGCACTAGCGCCTAAACCTAAACTCATGCTCTTGGACGAGCCCTTTGGCAGTCAAGATGTCGAGTTGCGTGAAATGTTAGCGCGAGAAGTGCGTGATATTTTAAAACAGGAAAAAACTACAGCGATTTTAGTCACTCATGATCAACACGAAGCGTTTGCGATGGCGGATGAAATAGGGGTATTAAAAAGCGGACGCTTGCAGCAATGGGCGACCCCGTATGAGTTATATCATCGCCCTGCCAATGCATTTGTGGCGGAGTTTATTGGGCAAGGTGTGCTGATCAAGGGCGAGGTGCTCGATAACTATACGGTACATACTGCATTAGGCATTGTGTCGGGTGAATTACCTCAAGGCTCAGAACCTAAAACACCACTTAAGGTGTTAATTCGCCCCGATGATATTCGCCTAGTCGCTAAAGCAGAGCGCAAAGCCACAGTCATCGGGCGGGTATTTAGAGGCGCACAGTATTTGTATACCCTACAGCTACCCGATCAAGTCACCAAAGTATTGGCCTTAGTACCCAGCCATCAAGAGTATGATATGGGCGAAACGGTTAGTTTAGAGCTGGATATGCAGCATTTAGTGTTAGTGCCTTAA
- a CDS encoding ABC transporter substrate-binding protein, translated as MAYHSMPTTLDPHKIPLAANIALADQLYDSLFVITDESEPTSLIIESWELKNETTWVFHLKHNIYFHDGTPLTTKDIIYSFDRINQVEGLEYKAFTKRWKSYERLDDYAFQIVTEKPYSSLLRNLGNIYILKYQEQLLPHDKFMEQKGYIGSGPYCLIAIEPNGDIRLIANKYYHGAAVLVKKVRITRFVEVNERLRALQEGKINLAEGLAEVNIPLLNLKNIDIIKAPTHRLLHLHLDFKDAPTTFVRDYKGNTLDHNPLRNTLVRKAISLAINRKYLVDEILQGNALIAEQYMLPNMVGYMAGIRLDEYNPELAKQLLKKAGYEQGFNLVLHGTNDRYIKDHAIVLAIAKMLNEVGIKTIPITLGRKQFFQDVQNYQYSAILIGFSPNGNIQGLLDELIHSPVPEKGKGAFNFGRYTNPQVDQLIHEAGEQFNQVKRIRTQGRAIELAMNDYALIPLYFEQAIWGQSKNSQWEFWPNHFNGTVAQDIKPK; from the coding sequence ATGGCTTATCACTCTATGCCAACTACTTTAGATCCTCATAAGATACCCTTAGCGGCAAACATTGCTCTGGCTGATCAATTATATGATTCACTATTTGTAATTACCGATGAATCTGAACCTACTTCATTGATTATTGAGTCTTGGGAGTTAAAAAATGAAACTACTTGGGTATTTCATTTAAAGCATAATATTTATTTTCACGATGGCACACCGCTAACTACTAAAGATATTATATATTCTTTTGATCGAATTAACCAAGTAGAGGGTCTAGAGTATAAAGCCTTTACTAAGCGTTGGAAAAGCTATGAGCGTTTGGATGATTATGCCTTTCAAATTGTAACTGAAAAACCCTATTCAAGCCTATTACGTAATTTGGGTAATATTTATATTCTTAAATATCAAGAGCAGTTGTTACCTCATGATAAATTTATGGAGCAAAAAGGCTATATAGGTTCTGGACCTTATTGCCTAATAGCTATTGAGCCTAATGGAGACATTCGTTTGATAGCGAATAAATACTATCACGGGGCGGCTGTTTTGGTAAAAAAAGTGCGTATCACACGTTTTGTAGAAGTGAATGAGCGTCTTAGAGCCTTACAAGAGGGCAAGATTAACCTAGCTGAAGGCTTGGCAGAGGTTAATATACCGTTATTAAATTTAAAAAATATTGATATTATTAAAGCTCCCACTCATCGTTTACTTCATCTGCATTTAGATTTTAAAGATGCCCCTACTACTTTTGTACGTGATTATAAAGGAAATACTTTAGATCATAATCCACTACGTAATACCTTAGTAAGAAAGGCTATTTCACTAGCCATTAATCGCAAATATTTAGTCGATGAGATTCTACAAGGCAATGCCTTAATAGCAGAGCAGTATATGTTACCGAACATGGTCGGTTATATGGCGGGTATAAGATTAGATGAGTATAATCCTGAGCTAGCCAAGCAGTTATTAAAAAAAGCAGGTTATGAGCAGGGGTTTAACTTAGTATTACATGGTACGAATGACCGCTATATTAAAGATCATGCTATAGTACTTGCGATTGCTAAGATGTTGAATGAGGTTGGGATTAAGACCATACCTATTACTCTAGGCAGAAAACAATTTTTTCAAGATGTACAGAACTATCAATATTCAGCTATTTTAATAGGATTTAGCCCTAATGGTAATATACAAGGTCTTTTAGATGAGCTGATTCATAGTCCTGTACCTGAAAAGGGTAAAGGGGCTTTTAATTTTGGGCGCTATACCAACCCACAGGTAGATCAATTGATCCATGAGGCAGGAGAGCAGTTTAATCAAGTTAAGAGAATAAGAACCCAAGGGCGGGCAATAGAGCTGGCTATGAATGACTATGCTCTTATTCCATTATACTTTGAGCAGGCAATATGGGGGCAGTCTAAAAATAGTCAGTGGGAGTTTTGGCCCAATCATTTTAATGGCACGGTCGCACAAGACATCAAACCTAAATAA